The Streptococcus sp. oral taxon 431 nucleotide sequence AATCATATAAGCAACCAGCGATTAAAGTCGCTGGTTTTTATACTCTTCGAAAATCTCTTCAAACCACGTCAGCTTCACCTTGGATTATATCCGCTAAGGATTCTAAAACGTTTTTAGAAATTAACTTGAGTTTCCTAATCTCTTTATTCATATCTTATTTCAATCTACTATAAAAACTTTATTTGGGTTCTTCCTTTTGTGGGGATCTATGAGGGGCTTTATCTCATAGAAAGACTTGTTTCCCCAATGCATAAAAAGAGGTTGGCTAAAAGATCTTTAAAATCAGAAAAACGCATAATATCAGATATTCAAAAACCTTGATATTATGCGTTTTATGTTGAAAAGATTTTCTAAATGTTATCCCTAAAGTGGGGGATAGCTTCTCTTTTCTATGTTGAGTTGTTATTTTAAATAAAGTAACATTACTCTCCTAAGAAAGATGACTATTTTTCGTCTTCCTTCTTACGACGTCCAAGTGTTGCCAATCCTACAAGTCCTGCAACTACTCCGAGTACAGTTGATCCTGCAGATGTAGTTTCACCAGTATTTGGAAGTTGTTCCTTAGCCGATGTTGGATCAGCTGGTTGTTCCGAAACCGGTTTACCTGATGTTGGATCTACAGGTTTATCTGGTGTTTCTTTAAGTTTGTATACATAGGTTACATTCTTATCGCCTTCGATAACCTTACCAGTTGTTGGGTCTGTTGACTTCAAGTGACCTTGATCATCTACTTCACCTACTGTGTAGTTACCAGCTGGGACCAATTCGTAAGTCTTACCGTCTTTTTCAATCTCTTGTGGACGGTTGTCTACAACTGTGTCGTAGTCTTTGTCCACTGGTTGAGCATCTTCGTCGGTTACATCTGACTTGATGGTCTTACCTTCTGTATCAACGTAGTGGACATAAACGTTACCCTTAGGCTCAGCTGGTGTTTCTTTAAGTTTGTATACATAGGTTACATTCTTATCACCTTCGATAACCTTACCAGTTGTTGGGTCTGTTGACTTCAAGTGACCTTGATCATCTACTTCACCTACTGTGTAGTTACCAGCTGGGACCAATTCGTAAGTCTTACCGTCTTTTTCAATCTCTTGTGGACGGTTGTCTACAACTGTGTCGTAGTCTTTGTCCACTGGTTGAGCATCTTCGTCGGTTACATCTGACTTGATGGTCTTACCTTCTGTATCAACGTAGTGGACATAAACGTTACCCTTAGGCTCAGCTGGTGTTTCTTTAAGTTTGTATACATAGGTTACATTCTTATCACCTTCGATAACCTTACCAGTTGTTGGGTCTGTTGACTTCAAGTGACCTTGGTCATCTACTTCACCTACTGTGTAGTTACCAGCTGGGACCAATTCATAAGTCTTACCGTCTTTTTCAATCTCTTGTGGACGGTTGTCTACAACTGTGTCGTAGTCTTTGTCTACTGGTTGAGCATCTTCGTCGGTTACATCTGACTTGATTGTCTTACCTTCTGTATCAACGTAGTGGACATAAACGTTACCCTTAGGCTCAGCTGGTGTTTCTTTAAGTTTGTATACATATGTTACATTCTTATCACCTTCGATAACCTTACCAGTTGTTGGGTCTGTTGACTTCAAGTGACCTTGATCATCTACTTCACCTACTGTGTAGTTACCAGCTGGGACCAATTCGTAAGTCTTACCGTCTTTTTCAATCTCTTGTGGACGGTTGTCTACAACTGTATCGTAGTCTTTGTCTACTGGTTGAGCATCTTCGTCGGTTACATCTGACTTGATTGTCTTGCCTTCCGTATCTACATAGTGGACATAAACGTTACCCTTAGGCTCAGCTGGTGTTTCTTTAAGTTTGTATACATAGGTTACATTCTTATTGCCTTCGATAACCTTACCAGTTGTTGGGTCTGTTGACTTCAAGTGACCTTGGTCATCTACTTCACCTACTGTGTAGTTACCAGCTGGGACCAATTCATAAGTCTTACCGTCTTTTTCAATCTCTTGTGGACGGTTGTCTACAACTGTGTCGTAGTCTTTGTCTACTGGTTGAGCATCTTCGTCGGTTACATCTGACTTGATTGTCTTGCCTTCCGTATCTACATAGTGGACATAAACGTTACCCTTAGGCTCAGCTGGTGTTTCTTTAAGTTTGTATACATATGTTACGTTCTTATCTTGTTCAGCTACTTTACCTGTTGTGTCATCTGATGATGTAAGGTGACCTTGGTCATCTACTTCACCTACTGGGTAGTTACCGGCTGGTACCAATACATAAGTCTTACCATCTTTTTCGATTTCTTTTGGACGGTTGTCTACGACTGTATCGTAAGCTGAATCAACTGGTTCTTTATCCATATCCGTTACAGAAGCTTTAAGCTCATTGCCTTCTGTATCTTTATAGTGTACATAGACACTACCTTTTGGTTGAACTGGTTCTTCTTTAAGCTTGTAGATGTAAGTAACGTTCTTATCTTGTTCAGCTACTTTACCTGTTGTGTCATCTGATGATGTAAGGTGACCTTGGTCATCTACTTCACCTACTGGGTAGTTACCGGCTGGTACCAATACATAAGTCTTACCATCTTTTTCGATTTCTTTTGGACGGTTGTCTACGACTGTATCGTAAGCTGAATCAACTGGTTCTTTATCCATATCCGTTACAGAAGCTTTAAGCTCATTGCCTTCTGTATCTTTATAGTGTACATAGACACTACCTTTTGGTTGAACTGGTTCTTCTTTAAGCTTGTAGATGTAAGTAACGTTCTTATCTTGTTCAGCTACTTTACCTGTTGTGTCATCTGATGATGTAAGGTGACCTTGGTCATCTACTTCACCTACTGTGTAGTTACCAGCTGGGACCAATTCATAAGTCTTGCCTTCGAATTCAATCTCTTGTGGACGGTTGTCTACAACTGTGTCGTAGTCTTTGTCTACTGGTTGAGCATCTTCGTCGGTTACATCTGACTTGATTGTCTTACCTTCTGTATCAACGTAGTGTACATAAACATTACCCTTAGGTTCAGCTGGTGTTTCTTTAAGTTTGTATACATATGTTACATTCTTATTGCCTTCGATAACCTTACCAGTTGTTGGGTCTGTTGACTTCAAGTGACCTTGGTCATCTACTTCACCTACTGTGTAGTTACTAGCTGGGACCAATTCATAAGTCTTGCCTTCGAATTCAATCTCTTGTGGACGGTTGTCTACAACTGTGTCGTAGTCTTTGTCTACTGGTTGAGCATCTTCGTCGGTTACATCTGACTTGATTGTCTTGCCTTCCGTATCTACATAGTGGACATAAACGTTACCCTTAGGCTCAGCTGGTGTTTCTTTAAGTTTGTATACATATGTTACATTCTTATTGCCTTCGATAACCTTACCAGTTGTTGGGTCTGTTGACTTCAAGTGACCTTGGTCATCTACTTCACCTACTGTGTAGTTACCAGCTGGGACCAATTCATAAGTCTTACCGTCTTTTTCAATCTCTTGTGGACGGTTGTCTACAACTGTGTCGTAGTCTTTGTCTACTGGTTGAGCATCTTCGTCGGTTACATCTGACTTGATTGTCTTGCCTTCCGTATCTACATAGTGGACATAAACGTTACCATTAGGCTCAGCTGGTGTTTCTTTAAGTTTGTATACATATGTTACATTCTTATTGCCTTCGATAACCTTACCAGTTGTTGGGTCTGTTGACTTCAAGTGACCTTGGTCATCTACTTCACCTACTGTGTAGTTACCAGCTGGGACCAATTCATAAGTCTTGCCTTCGAATTCAATTTCTTGTGGACGGTTGTCTACAACTGTGTCGTAGTCTTTGTCTACTGGTTGAGCATCTTCGTCGGTTACATCTGACTTGATTGTCTTGCCTTCCGTATCTACATAGTGGACATAGACATTACCATTCACTTCTTTATAAACATAAGTGATAGTTGATTTTGGTTTAGTAACCTTACCTGTAACTGGGTCAGACTTTTCAAGGTGTCCATTCTCATCAACCTTACCTACAGGATAATCACCCTTCGGTACGATCTTATAGGCCTTACCATCTTCTGCCTTGATAAAGTTAGGTTTTTCACCTTCCTCAGTAGTGTCATATGGTGTATCATATGGTGAGTTTGGAGTGTCTTGACGAGGTTTTTGAATCTCTTTACCCTTCTCATCCACATAAGTGATAACAACTTCACCTTTTGGTTTTTCTTTCAACTTGTAGACATAAGTGACATTCTTATTGCCTTCGATAACCTTACCAGTTGTTGGATCTGTTGTTTTAAGGTGACCTTGGTCATCTACTTCACCGGCTGTGTAAGTACCAGCTGGAACCAATTCGTAAGTCTTGCCTTCGAATTCAATCTCTTGTGGACGGTTGTCTACAACTGTGTCATAGTCTTTGTCTACTGGTTGAGCTTTTTCATCAGTAACATCGTCCTTGATTGTCTTACCTTCTGTATCAACGTAGTGTACATAGACATTACCATTCACTTCTTTATAAACATAAGTGATAGTTGATTTTGGTTTAGTAACCTTACCTGTAACTGGGTCAGACTTTTCAAGGTGTCCATTCTCATCAACCTTACCTACAGGATAATCACCCTTCGGTACGATCTTATATGTCTTACCATCTTCTGCCTTGATGAAGTTAGGTTTTTCACCTTCCTCAGTAGTGTCATATGGTGTGTCATATGGTGAATTTGGAGTGTCTTGACGAGGTTTTTGAATCTCTTTACCCTTCTCATCCACATAAGTGATAACAACTTCACCTTTTGGTTTTTCTTTCAACTTGTAGACATAAGTGACATTCTTATTGCCTTCGATAACCTTACCAGTTGTTGGATCTGTTGTTTTAAGGTGACCTTGGTCATCTACTTCACCGGCTGTGTAAGTACCAGCTGGAACCAATTCGTAAGTCTTGCCTTCGAATTCAATCTCTTGTGGACGGTTGTCTACAACTGTGTCGTAGTCTTTGTCTACTGGTTGAGCTTTTTCATCAGTAACATCGTCCTTGATTGTCTTACCTTCTGTATCAACGTAGTGTACATAGACATTACCATTCACTTCTTTATAAACATAAGTGATAGTTGATTTTGGTTTAGTAACCTTACCTGTAACTGGGGCAGACTTTTCAAGGTGTCCATTCTCATCAACCTTACCTACAGGATAATCACCCTTCGGTACGATCTTATATGTCTTACCATCTTCTGCCTTGATGAAGTTAGGTTTTTCACCTTCCTCAGTAGTGTCATATGGTGTGTCATATGGTGAATTTGGAGTGTCTTGACGAGGTTTTTGAATCTCTTTACCATTTTCATCTACATAAGTGATAACAACTTCACCTTCTTTAAGTTTGTAGATGTAAGTTACATTCTTATCCTCTTTAGCAACTGCACCTGTTGTTGGATCTGATGATGTAAGATGTCCTTGGTCATCAACTTCACCTACTGTGTAGTTACCAGCTGGGACTAACTCGTAAGTCTTACCTTCGAATGTAATCTCGTTCGGACGATTGTCTACAACTGTATCGTAGACCTTATTAACTGGTTGATCTTTTTCATCGGTTACATCTGGCTTAATAGTCTTACCTTCTGTATCTTGATAATGAACGTAGACATTACCTTTAACATCTGATTTGCGGTAATAGTGAGTTACATTCGTAGAAATTTCTTTGACTGTTGGAAGAGAATAGTTATTAAAGAATGATGGATAGCCTGAAGCTTTATCTCCTGGTGTATTTCCACCAATGATGTTAGATGTATTATTTCGAACTGGATCAACATCAACTGAGAACTGCGGTGAAGCGGTAAAGGCATCTCCAGTGGCTTTATTGAACCAACCACTCAAACGCGCATTTCCATTCCCACCATCAGTATAAGTTTCTACTTTAAGATGGTATTGTCCATCCTTACTATCAACAAATCCAACTGAGTGAGTTGCATCTTTTGTTCCAGCAGGTGTTGGTTTCTCTCCTGGCTTAACAGGATCTGAGGTATATACCAATGTATAATTACTTAAATCAGGGGTGTTAACATCAGTTGCTGGGTTGTAAGATGAAACTTTTGACGGATCTAAGACATATAACTTAACAACTGAGGTCCCGTCTGTCGCTATTTGTTCAACAATACGTTTCACGTAGTAATGAGCGCGCCCACCTTGAAGTTCCAGGTACTTAGCTCCAACACCACCTAAGAAACCGCTCATATCTTTTTCAGCATCCGTACGTACGAACTCGTAGCCTTCAAATGAACGCGGATTAGATGCCTTGTAGGCTTGGCTTTCAATGCCGGTTTGACTATATGAAGCTAATTCTTCATTAGTTCCCTCAACTTTATAATAGGTCGTATGAGTGATTTTTTCACGAGGAATTTTTGTTTGAACGTTTGGTTTTGTTGATCCTTCATTTCCAGGTTTTGCTAAATCAAGAACTTGAAGAATATGATGTTTATATTTGTCATCCGCTTTTGGACCAGCATCTCGGTTATTTGTCCATGTCCCAAGAATCTGCGCATACTCTTTAAGCGTATAATCAAATTGAGGTGCATAAGTTGGATTTGCTTGCACCAAAGTTTTAAATTGGTAAGTTGAGTTAGCAGTCATATCCAACGCTTCTACTTCTTTACCAGTAGCTTTTTCTACCAAACGAGCATGAACTTTTGGAGCTTCTGTAGTCCCCGTAGTAGCACGGTCTACTGAGAACGTTACATAGTAACCACCATTGCTATAGGTCACCCCACCTTGATTTGCAGATCCTGCCCAGTTTTGAAGATCCCAGATTGAATAAGTATAACGGTCTGCATTTGGATCTAATTTATAATTTGCATTGTTCCATGCTGGGTCTTCAATTGAAGCACCGTTTGGTTGATCCATTGTTGGAGAAACAGATGGAGCTGTTAGAGTATTTGAGGTTGAAAGAGCATCCAACTGTGCAGAGACTACTGGTGATCCGTTAACAGTAGTGTTTCCTTCAAAACCTGCCACTGTTAAGACTGCCATCAGCTCATCCACTGACTTGCTCAAACGTGCACGTTGATCTGCATAAGCTTGAGCAGTTGCATTGGCCAAACTAGTGCTTGCAGACAATTCTGATTGAAGGTTAGCAACAGCCGCATGGATCGCTGCTTTTTGATCTGCATCTTGATGGTTTGATGCGTATTTTTCAGCGATGTTAATCAACAAAGCTGCTTCAGAAGCATTTTGTTCCAAGATTGCTTTGTCTTCAGACACAGGAGCATCTGCAACTAGTTCAGATGAAACCACTGTATCTTCTTTTGTTTCAGTAGCAGATTCATTTAGAGTTGCTGATTGGTCCGTAGAACCTTGCTCACTCAATGATTCTGACTCTGTTGTAACTGCAGGTGCACTAACCAAAGCTGATGCAGTTGTTGCATCTTTTCCTAGTTCATCTGCATGACCAGTATGTACAAGCGATGTCGCACTAAGAACAGCTGCGGCCACGACGATCCCTTTTAAGAATACTCGACTTGTCAGTCCCTTTTCTGACACCGCATCTTCATGCACTTCGGCTACAATAGTCTCTTCTACTTGACCACGAATCACTTTTAGAAGCCCAAAGTTCGAAGTAGATGCGCGCAACCAATTCTTACCCGACTTAATCAATTTGAACCGAGTCACACGATCGGTTTCACGGAATTCACCGTTTGAACGTTTAAAAAACATTGCAGTCTCCTTTTTATTATTATCCACTTTCATTATACATTATTAGTAGACAAAAGCAAGCAATTTGACCTTAAACCACTTAAATACTATAAAACGGATAAGTTCGGCACGAAAGCTATAAAATACTAACTTTTCAAGGTCATGAAAAATTGTAAAAGTGGACACTAGTGTACAAGGATAATCACTCTTTTAAACACTTGTCCCATACTGTACCAAGCATAAACGTGAACTGGATTGTATAGTAGAAAATGCAATTCAATCCTTCTAGAATCTGTTTTAAAAGCTTAAACATGCATAACTAGCAGTCTGTGAACAGTTTGTTTGCTCTTAAAAATCAGCAGTTTGAGTTTAAGCTTTCTAGAAGATTTACACCCATGTGAAACTTACCTACATCACTAAGAAGCAAATGGCTAGCACTCTCAACCTTGACCAAATGCTTGCTCATCACAATTGACAAAGAGCCAAAAAAGCGAACAAGACGGAATTCTGACTCTCAGAAAACTCATTTTGTTCGCTTTTTATAATTGAGATTAGTTATTGGTTTCAATCTCTAAAGTTTGGACAGTTATTACAGTAGTTTTTTAATATTCTGCAATAATTTCCACAAAATCTATACTTCCTCAACAGTATTTCTTGAGTTTGACAGATTCTATTCGTCTTCTTTTTTCTTTCCAATGGCAGCCAGTCCAAGAAGTGCTCCTACAGCTCCCAAACTTGCAAGAGTAGCCGTTTCTTTAGCGCCTGTTTCAGGGAGACCATTTTGACGATTTGCAGGTGCTTGATAAGTCTTATCTGGTGATATAGCCTGAGCTACACGCGACTGTTCTTCCTTGTGTTCGGCAATCTCCTGAATAGCTGCTCCAGAACCATTTACACCACCAGTAAATCCTGGTACTTGATGAATAGGTGCTTGTCCACCAGGAACTCCTCCTTCAAAGTTTGAAACTCTGTGGACAGCTGCTTCCAAACCATTTACACCACCAGTAAACTCTGGTACTTCATGGATAGCTGCTCCAGAACCAGTCACACTACCGGTAAACTCTGGTACTTCATGGATAGCTGCTTCCAAACCATTTACGCCACCAGTAAACTCTGGTACTTCATGGATAGCTGCCTCTGTTTTACCTGATTCTTCTTTCTTAGTTCCGACTAGCACAATCTCATCTTGCGCCACTTCAACAACTTCATGCAGTTTTTCAATACGGCTTCCATCTGGTGCTACTTCTGTTAAGATACGTTCCTTGCCTGCGCGACCTACCTGAGTTACACGAGTTTCACCTTCTGGCAGAGTTGGATCTTCTTGTTTAACTGTCTTGAAGTTGGTAGCTTCTTCTACTACCTCAAGGCTTGGTTGAGTAAAGCTCAATTCTTTAACACCTTCAGTCGGAAGATTTGAATGTTTTGCTTCCTCTTTCGGAGTCGCTTGGAGTTGATTGATAGAAGTTAGAGCTGCTTGCAAGGCTTTGTCTACCGCATCCTGAGTCTTAGCTGCCTCAATAGCAGTAATAGCTTGCTCGGATAACTTAACTAGTTTCTTCTTAGCTTCTTTATCGTTGCCTAGTTCCTTGCTCTTGTTTTGAATAGCCTCTGCCAAGCTTGCCATAGCCTTATCGTAGTCAATCTTAGACTCTTCTGGTTGAGCTGGCTCCTCTGGTTTTGGTTCCTCTTTCGGAGTCGCTTGAAGTTGGTTGATAGAAGTTAGAGCTGCTTGCAAAGCTTTATCTACTGCATCCTGAGTCTTAGCTGCTTCGATAGCAGTGAGAGCTTGCTCGGATAACTCGACTAGTTTCTTCTTAGCTTCCTTATCATCACCTAGTTCTTT carries:
- a CDS encoding accessory Sec-dependent serine-rich glycoprotein adhesin, whose amino-acid sequence is MFFKRSNGEFRETDRVTRFKLIKSGKNWLRASTSNFGLLKVIRGQVEETIVAEVHEDAVSEKGLTSRVFLKGIVVAAAVLSATSLVHTGHADELGKDATTASALVSAPAVTTESESLSEQGSTDQSATLNESATETKEDTVVSSELVADAPVSEDKAILEQNASEAALLINIAEKYASNHQDADQKAAIHAAVANLQSELSASTSLANATAQAYADQRARLSKSVDELMAVLTVAGFEGNTTVNGSPVVSAQLDALSTSNTLTAPSVSPTMDQPNGASIEDPAWNNANYKLDPNADRYTYSIWDLQNWAGSANQGGVTYSNGGYYVTFSVDRATTGTTEAPKVHARLVEKATGKEVEALDMTANSTYQFKTLVQANPTYAPQFDYTLKEYAQILGTWTNNRDAGPKADDKYKHHILQVLDLAKPGNEGSTKPNVQTKIPREKITHTTYYKVEGTNEELASYSQTGIESQAYKASNPRSFEGYEFVRTDAEKDMSGFLGGVGAKYLELQGGRAHYYVKRIVEQIATDGTSVVKLYVLDPSKVSSYNPATDVNTPDLSNYTLVYTSDPVKPGEKPTPAGTKDATHSVGFVDSKDGQYHLKVETYTDGGNGNARLSGWFNKATGDAFTASPQFSVDVDPVRNNTSNIIGGNTPGDKASGYPSFFNNYSLPTVKEISTNVTHYYRKSDVKGNVYVHYQDTEGKTIKPDVTDEKDQPVNKVYDTVVDNRPNEITFEGKTYELVPAGNYTVGEVDDQGHLTSSDPTTGAVAKEDKNVTYIYKLKEGEVVITYVDENGKEIQKPRQDTPNSPYDTPYDTTEEGEKPNFIKAEDGKTYKIVPKGDYPVGKVDENGHLEKSAPVTGKVTKPKSTITYVYKEVNGNVYVHYVDTEGKTIKDDVTDEKAQPVDKDYDTVVDNRPQEIEFEGKTYELVPAGTYTAGEVDDQGHLKTTDPTTGKVIEGNKNVTYVYKLKEKPKGEVVITYVDEKGKEIQKPRQDTPNSPYDTPYDTTEEGEKPNFIKAEDGKTYKIVPKGDYPVGKVDENGHLEKSDPVTGKVTKPKSTITYVYKEVNGNVYVHYVDTEGKTIKDDVTDEKAQPVDKDYDTVVDNRPQEIEFEGKTYELVPAGTYTAGEVDDQGHLKTTDPTTGKVIEGNKNVTYVYKLKEKPKGEVVITYVDEKGKEIQKPRQDTPNSPYDTPYDTTEEGEKPNFIKAEDGKAYKIVPKGDYPVGKVDENGHLEKSDPVTGKVTKPKSTITYVYKEVNGNVYVHYVDTEGKTIKSDVTDEDAQPVDKDYDTVVDNRPQEIEFEGKTYELVPAGNYTVGEVDDQGHLKSTDPTTGKVIEGNKNVTYVYKLKETPAEPNGNVYVHYVDTEGKTIKSDVTDEDAQPVDKDYDTVVDNRPQEIEKDGKTYELVPAGNYTVGEVDDQGHLKSTDPTTGKVIEGNKNVTYVYKLKETPAEPKGNVYVHYVDTEGKTIKSDVTDEDAQPVDKDYDTVVDNRPQEIEFEGKTYELVPASNYTVGEVDDQGHLKSTDPTTGKVIEGNKNVTYVYKLKETPAEPKGNVYVHYVDTEGKTIKSDVTDEDAQPVDKDYDTVVDNRPQEIEFEGKTYELVPAGNYTVGEVDDQGHLTSSDDTTGKVAEQDKNVTYIYKLKEEPVQPKGSVYVHYKDTEGNELKASVTDMDKEPVDSAYDTVVDNRPKEIEKDGKTYVLVPAGNYPVGEVDDQGHLTSSDDTTGKVAEQDKNVTYIYKLKEEPVQPKGSVYVHYKDTEGNELKASVTDMDKEPVDSAYDTVVDNRPKEIEKDGKTYVLVPAGNYPVGEVDDQGHLTSSDDTTGKVAEQDKNVTYVYKLKETPAEPKGNVYVHYVDTEGKTIKSDVTDEDAQPVDKDYDTVVDNRPQEIEKDGKTYELVPAGNYTVGEVDDQGHLKSTDPTTGKVIEGNKNVTYVYKLKETPAEPKGNVYVHYVDTEGKTIKSDVTDEDAQPVDKDYDTVVDNRPQEIEKDGKTYELVPAGNYTVGEVDDQGHLKSTDPTTGKVIEGDKNVTYVYKLKETPAEPKGNVYVHYVDTEGKTIKSDVTDEDAQPVDKDYDTVVDNRPQEIEKDGKTYELVPAGNYTVGEVDDQGHLKSTDPTTGKVIEGDKNVTYVYKLKETPAEPKGNVYVHYVDTEGKTIKSDVTDEDAQPVDKDYDTVVDNRPQEIEKDGKTYELVPAGNYTVGEVDDQGHLKSTDPTTGKVIEGDKNVTYVYKLKETPAEPKGNVYVHYVDTEGKTIKSDVTDEDAQPVDKDYDTVVDNRPQEIEKDGKTYELVPAGNYTVGEVDDQGHLKSTDPTTGKVIEGDKNVTYVYKLKETPDKPVDPTSGKPVSEQPADPTSAKEQLPNTGETTSAGSTVLGVVAGLVGLATLGRRKKEDEK